A genomic region of Catalinimonas niigatensis contains the following coding sequences:
- a CDS encoding cystathionine beta-synthase yields MYYNSIIDTIGNTPLIRLNKVTEGIEGTILVKVEYFNPGNSVKDRIATKMIEDAEKAGILKPGGTIIEGTSGNTGMGLALVAIAKGYKCIFTLADKQSQEKIDILRAVGAEVVVCPTNVSPDDPRSYYSVAKKLNQTIPNSFYPNQYDNLSNWAAHYETTGPEIWEQTEGKITHFAAGVGTGGTVSGVSKYLKEKSKKVFTLGIDTYGSVFKKYKETGEFDDNEVFPYLTEGIGEDILPKNVNFDLIDEFVKVTDKDAAIMARRLSREEGLFVGWSCGSAVFGALKYARKHLKKDDLMVIILPDHGTRYLGKIYNDSWMKDHGYLEKREFATAQDILKARNGQNELVTVTSDTTVGEAIKILNNQGISQIPVVEEDAYVGSLTDSKLLHQLIDNPSMKTEPVSKIMDKPFQFISIHDTLDVLSSLIDKNNKALLVRDRLNQVHIITRADLLMAMSS; encoded by the coding sequence ATGTACTACAATTCAATTATAGACACCATAGGGAATACGCCTTTGATCAGACTGAATAAAGTGACTGAAGGTATTGAGGGTACGATATTGGTAAAAGTAGAGTACTTTAATCCGGGCAACTCTGTCAAAGACCGTATCGCGACCAAAATGATTGAAGATGCTGAAAAAGCCGGAATCTTAAAACCCGGCGGTACTATCATTGAAGGTACATCCGGAAACACAGGTATGGGGCTGGCTCTGGTAGCCATTGCCAAGGGATATAAATGTATTTTTACCCTGGCAGACAAGCAGTCACAGGAAAAAATTGACATACTCAGGGCCGTCGGCGCAGAAGTGGTAGTGTGCCCTACCAATGTGTCACCAGACGATCCCCGCTCTTATTATTCGGTAGCCAAAAAACTTAACCAGACCATTCCGAATTCTTTTTACCCTAATCAGTACGATAATTTATCCAACTGGGCCGCTCACTATGAGACTACCGGACCGGAGATCTGGGAACAGACTGAAGGTAAGATTACACATTTTGCTGCCGGTGTAGGCACAGGAGGAACGGTCAGTGGCGTTTCTAAATATCTCAAAGAAAAGAGTAAGAAAGTCTTTACCCTCGGTATCGACACTTACGGCTCAGTGTTCAAAAAATATAAAGAAACCGGTGAGTTTGATGACAATGAAGTTTTCCCATACCTGACCGAAGGTATTGGAGAGGATATTCTGCCCAAGAATGTGAATTTTGATTTGATTGATGAATTTGTAAAAGTAACGGACAAAGATGCGGCCATCATGGCACGTCGTCTTTCCAGGGAAGAAGGTCTGTTTGTAGGCTGGTCATGCGGTTCTGCGGTATTTGGCGCACTCAAATACGCCCGGAAACATCTTAAGAAAGATGATCTGATGGTCATTATTCTTCCCGATCATGGAACACGGTATCTGGGCAAGATTTACAATGACAGCTGGATGAAAGACCACGGATATCTGGAAAAAAGAGAGTTTGCTACCGCGCAGGATATTCTGAAAGCTCGCAACGGACAGAATGAACTGGTGACTGTAACCTCAGATACCACAGTAGGAGAGGCGATCAAAATCTTGAATAACCAGGGCATTTCCCAAATTCCTGTAGTAGAAGAGGATGCTTATGTGGGTAGCCTCACCGATTCTAAACTACTACACCAATTAATTGACAACCCTTCTATGAAAACAGAGCCAGTGTCTAAGATCATGGATAAACCCTTTCAGTTTATCTCCATCCATGATACACTGGATGTGTTGTCATCACTGATTGATAAAAATAATAAGGCTTTACTGGTACGCGATCGTCTGAATCAGGTACACATCATCACCCGTGCCGACCTGCTGATGGCCATGAGTAGCTAA
- the rpsR gene encoding 30S ribosomal protein S18: protein MTLQNEPVISNKTENKKKYCRFKKQGIKYIDYKNPDFLLKLVNDQGKILPRRITGTSLKYQKKVAQAVKRARHLALLPFVDDNLK, encoded by the coding sequence ATGACATTACAGAACGAACCCGTAATCAGTAATAAAACTGAAAACAAGAAAAAATACTGCCGCTTCAAGAAGCAGGGCATCAAGTATATTGACTATAAAAATCCGGACTTTCTCCTGAAGCTTGTCAACGATCAGGGCAAAATATTGCCTCGCCGTATTACTGGCACCAGCCTGAAGTATCAGAAGAAAGTAGCACAGGCCGTCAAAAGAGCCAGGCATTTGGCCCTTCTACCTTTTGTTGATGATAATCTGAAGTAA
- the rplI gene encoding 50S ribosomal protein L9: MNVILKDDIKGLGYKNDIVAVKAGYGRNYLIPQGLAVIASSSNLKMAQENVRQASHKAEKLKSDAQAIAAKMGELTLEIPAKAGESGKIFGAVTTLQVAEALKEKGFDIDRRKISFNQDIKNLGDYTAEIDLHKDVKHEIAIKVVEG; the protein is encoded by the coding sequence ATGAACGTTATTCTTAAAGACGATATCAAAGGCCTGGGTTACAAAAACGACATTGTCGCAGTAAAGGCAGGCTATGGAAGAAACTATCTGATTCCGCAGGGACTTGCTGTCATTGCGAGTTCTTCAAACCTTAAAATGGCACAGGAAAATGTGCGTCAGGCTTCGCATAAAGCTGAGAAGCTGAAAAGCGATGCCCAAGCTATTGCAGCAAAAATGGGTGAGCTTACGCTTGAAATTCCTGCAAAAGCAGGTGAAAGCGGTAAAATCTTTGGTGCGGTAACTACCCTACAGGTAGCTGAAGCACTTAAAGAAAAAGGCTTTGACATAGATCGCCGCAAAATCTCATTTAACCAGGATATCAAAAATCTGGGTGACTATACAGCTGAGATAGACCTGCACAAAGACGTGAAGCACGAAATTGCCATCAAGGTAGTAGAAGGCTAG
- a CDS encoding SOS response-associated peptidase — MCGRYSIGAEIETLAQMLDVKVPEDFEPNYNAAPSQKLPVVSNHQPSSFRLYPWGIVPFWAKADQKRLINARAETILEKATFKKSFKTRRCLVAADGYYEWMKNKGGKVPYRICLENDKPFVFAGIWDAPDEDEGQAGFCIITTAASPSVAHIHDRMPVILHPEAISIWLSDTEDYEGLQDMLRPMEDKLIKAYPVSKQVNSVQNNDSSLRVPQSAS; from the coding sequence ATGTGTGGCCGATATAGTATAGGCGCTGAAATAGAAACACTGGCTCAAATGCTGGATGTAAAAGTACCTGAGGATTTTGAACCGAATTATAACGCAGCCCCATCGCAGAAACTTCCGGTGGTAAGTAATCATCAGCCTTCAAGCTTTAGGCTTTATCCGTGGGGAATCGTTCCTTTTTGGGCCAAAGCTGATCAAAAAAGACTGATCAATGCCCGGGCAGAGACTATTTTGGAAAAAGCAACTTTTAAAAAATCTTTCAAAACCCGTCGATGTCTGGTGGCTGCCGATGGCTACTACGAATGGATGAAGAACAAGGGTGGCAAAGTACCCTACCGGATTTGTCTGGAAAATGACAAGCCTTTTGTCTTTGCCGGTATTTGGGATGCTCCGGATGAGGATGAAGGCCAGGCAGGTTTTTGCATCATTACCACTGCTGCCAGCCCTTCGGTAGCACATATCCACGACCGGATGCCGGTTATTCTTCATCCGGAGGCCATCAGTATATGGCTGAGTGATACCGAAGATTATGAAGGCTTACAGGATATGCTCCGTCCGATGGAAGATAAGCTGATCAAGGCTTATCCGGTATCTAAGCAGGTAAATAGTGTACAGAATAATGATTCATCCTTGAGAGTACCACAAAGTGCCTCCTGA
- a CDS encoding GSCFA domain-containing protein, protein MFRTPVNTEPSPHKIKLDSAVLSTGSCFAQVIGKRLMENKFPILANPFGTLYNPASIFRLLYDSMNTYLPQEETYLIRHGIHFNYKFHSDFSAENRKALETQIEQALLSTHTFLKKAEWIIITLGTAYVYERLDNGHIVANCHKTPSAHFNKRLLSPEEIQTCFEQIYLAMNAFNERARFIFTVSPVRHIRDTLVQNSVSKASLRLAIEQIIQQHPDKTHYFPSYEIMMDDLRDYRFYKADMIHPNEVAEDYIWDQWVNAYMDDEAIEFMRQWKKIQKALEHRAFHPASEQHQRFILKTIEQLNHLHKKVDVSNELNALKKQLS, encoded by the coding sequence ATGTTTAGAACACCCGTAAATACCGAACCTTCTCCCCATAAAATTAAGCTTGATTCCGCAGTATTGAGTACAGGCTCATGCTTTGCCCAGGTGATAGGCAAACGATTGATGGAAAATAAATTTCCGATACTTGCCAACCCTTTTGGTACGCTCTACAATCCGGCTTCTATTTTTCGCCTCCTGTACGATTCCATGAATACCTACCTGCCACAGGAAGAGACTTACCTCATCAGGCATGGTATACACTTCAATTATAAGTTCCATTCAGACTTTTCTGCGGAAAACCGTAAAGCACTGGAAACACAGATTGAACAGGCATTGCTCAGTACCCATACGTTTCTGAAAAAAGCAGAATGGATCATCATTACTCTGGGTACTGCTTATGTTTATGAAAGGCTGGATAACGGTCATATCGTAGCCAATTGTCATAAAACTCCATCCGCTCATTTCAACAAACGATTACTCAGCCCGGAAGAAATCCAGACCTGTTTTGAGCAGATTTATCTGGCCATGAATGCCTTTAACGAAAGGGCCCGCTTCATTTTTACAGTCAGTCCGGTCAGGCATATCCGCGATACTCTGGTACAGAATTCGGTCAGCAAAGCTTCGCTAAGACTTGCCATTGAACAAATCATTCAGCAGCATCCTGACAAAACCCATTACTTTCCCAGTTATGAGATAATGATGGATGATCTGCGGGATTACCGCTTTTATAAAGCTGATATGATTCATCCTAATGAGGTGGCAGAAGATTATATCTGGGACCAATGGGTAAATGCTTATATGGATGATGAAGCAATTGAATTCATGCGCCAGTGGAAAAAAATACAAAAGGCGCTGGAGCACCGTGCTTTTCATCCTGCTTCAGAACAGCATCAGCGTTTTATTCTCAAAACTATTGAGCAGCTCAATCACTTACATAAAAAAGTAGATGTGAGTAACGAGCTCAATGCGCTGAAAAAACAATTATCATGA
- the priA gene encoding replication restart helicase PriA, whose translation MLPVPIPKLFTYRIPVDREQMVQVGSRVIVQFGSKKVLTGVIGKLHQTPPKKYQARYILEVLDEQAVVHPVQIKHFHWIAAYYACTIGEVLNVALPSGLKLSSESKVQLNPEFDLEDFEGNISDKEYRIIEALVEKQTLSYHEIGNLLDEKNFYHVIKSLIRKEAILIFEEVKEKYRPKIIKRVRLSPKYAHDHISLEKLFQQLEKQPKQLDVVLRYFQLKPAYQDVENNQRGLLKSSLNNESVSTSSVNTLIKKGVFEEFEEIVSRFQPVGPLQEAKIQLTESQQQTKDQILTHFESKDTVLLHGVTGSGKTEIYIDLIQDVLTSGGQVLYLLPEIALTTQIVYRLKKIFGDQMGIYHSKFSDNERVEVWQGILDGRYPLVVGVRSAVLLPFENLGLIIIDEEHEISYKQFDPAPRYHARDVALVLAKLHHAKTLLGSATPSIESYYNALQGKYGLVRLDRRFGNAQLPEIELVDIRRERKRRTMREDFSSVLLQHMEATLALEEQVIIFQNRRGYSPYILCEDCGHIPKCEQCDVSLTYHQFVYELRCHYCGHHEKLHLECEACGSTKLKTAGYGTEKLEEEIQMLIPKAKVQRMDLDTTRKKNSYQQIIDAFAKREMDILVGTQMVSKGLDFDGVSLVGILDADRMIHFPDFRSHERTFQLITQVSGRSGRRDKVGKVIIQTTNLEQPVLHKIVANDYIGLYQEEIAERQEYHYPPFVRLIRITIKNPDKTLCSKAAKQLSESLRKVLGLERVLGPEEPLISRLRNQYLMQLMIKLERKQTFIQEVKKIIIDHCTLLEKDKQLKGTRTVIDVDPF comes from the coding sequence ATGCTGCCCGTTCCTATTCCTAAGCTTTTTACGTATCGTATTCCGGTTGATAGGGAACAGATGGTGCAGGTAGGAAGCAGGGTGATTGTGCAGTTTGGCAGCAAAAAAGTACTCACTGGCGTGATTGGCAAACTTCATCAGACGCCACCCAAAAAATATCAGGCACGTTATATTCTGGAGGTGTTGGATGAGCAGGCCGTAGTACATCCGGTGCAAATCAAACATTTTCACTGGATTGCAGCGTATTACGCCTGTACAATTGGTGAAGTATTGAATGTAGCCTTACCGTCAGGACTTAAGCTGAGTAGCGAATCTAAGGTACAATTGAATCCTGAATTTGATCTGGAAGACTTTGAGGGCAACATCAGTGATAAAGAATACCGGATCATTGAGGCCTTGGTGGAAAAGCAAACGCTTTCTTACCATGAAATTGGCAATCTGCTGGATGAGAAAAACTTTTATCATGTGATCAAGTCACTGATTCGCAAAGAAGCCATTTTGATCTTTGAGGAAGTTAAAGAAAAATACCGGCCCAAAATTATCAAGAGGGTCAGGCTAAGTCCAAAATACGCACATGACCATATTAGCTTAGAGAAGCTATTCCAGCAACTGGAGAAACAACCCAAACAACTGGATGTAGTCTTGCGCTACTTTCAACTCAAGCCTGCTTATCAGGATGTGGAAAATAACCAAAGAGGTTTACTTAAATCATCACTAAACAACGAAAGTGTCTCTACCTCTTCTGTCAACACTTTGATCAAAAAGGGTGTCTTTGAAGAGTTTGAAGAAATAGTCTCTCGTTTTCAACCCGTTGGCCCACTTCAGGAGGCTAAAATTCAACTCACAGAAAGCCAGCAGCAGACTAAAGATCAGATCCTTACCCACTTTGAAAGCAAAGATACGGTGCTGCTGCATGGAGTAACCGGCAGTGGAAAAACGGAGATATATATTGACCTCATCCAGGATGTGTTGACCAGTGGCGGACAGGTACTTTATCTTTTACCGGAAATTGCTCTCACCACTCAGATCGTATATCGTCTGAAAAAGATCTTCGGCGATCAAATGGGCATTTATCACTCAAAGTTTTCTGACAATGAAAGGGTAGAAGTCTGGCAGGGTATTCTGGATGGCCGCTATCCCTTGGTGGTAGGCGTACGTTCGGCAGTGTTATTGCCTTTCGAAAACCTGGGACTGATTATCATTGATGAGGAACATGAGATTTCTTACAAGCAATTTGATCCGGCTCCCCGCTATCATGCACGCGATGTGGCTTTGGTACTGGCAAAACTTCATCATGCCAAAACTTTGTTAGGGTCGGCTACTCCTTCTATTGAATCTTATTATAATGCGCTGCAAGGCAAATATGGATTGGTGCGTTTAGACAGAAGATTTGGGAATGCCCAGTTGCCTGAGATTGAGTTGGTAGACATTCGCAGGGAAAGAAAACGCAGAACCATGCGGGAAGACTTTTCGTCAGTACTCCTGCAACATATGGAAGCTACTCTCGCCCTGGAAGAGCAGGTGATTATTTTTCAGAATCGCAGAGGCTATTCCCCCTATATTTTATGCGAAGACTGCGGTCATATTCCCAAATGTGAACAATGTGATGTCAGCCTTACCTATCATCAGTTTGTGTATGAATTACGATGCCATTATTGTGGACATCATGAGAAGCTTCATCTGGAATGTGAAGCCTGTGGATCAACCAAGCTAAAAACTGCCGGTTATGGTACTGAAAAACTGGAAGAGGAAATTCAGATGCTTATTCCCAAGGCAAAAGTGCAGCGGATGGATTTGGATACCACGCGTAAAAAGAACAGTTATCAGCAGATCATAGATGCCTTCGCCAAACGTGAAATGGATATTTTGGTAGGAACGCAGATGGTTAGTAAGGGATTGGACTTTGACGGAGTAAGCCTGGTAGGAATCCTGGATGCTGACCGCATGATCCATTTTCCCGATTTTCGTTCGCATGAACGCACTTTTCAACTCATTACTCAGGTCAGTGGGCGTTCGGGAAGAAGGGACAAAGTAGGAAAGGTGATTATCCAAACTACCAATCTGGAGCAGCCTGTTCTCCATAAAATTGTGGCCAATGATTACATCGGGCTGTATCAGGAAGAAATTGCCGAAAGGCAGGAGTATCATTATCCTCCTTTTGTGCGACTGATCCGTATTACCATCAAAAATCCCGACAAAACCCTCTGTAGCAAAGCTGCCAAACAGCTGAGTGAAAGCCTTAGAAAAGTACTGGGTCTGGAGCGAGTGCTGGGTCCTGAAGAGCCGTTAATATCCCGTCTGAGAAATCAGTACCTGATGCAACTGATGATAAAATTGGAACGCAAGCAAACTTTTATTCAGGAAGTCAAAAAAATCATCATTGATCACTGTACTCTTTTAGAAAAAGACAAGCAGCTCAAAGGAACCAGGACAGTGATAGATGTAGATCCTTTTTAA
- a CDS encoding prohibitin family protein, whose translation MDNRKFLPFIVIGIVLFIAIIYLSSSIFLTINAGERGVIFRKFGGGLDKENIYGTGFVVKAPWNDMYVYDVKENSVDETMDVLDKNGLSLKVDVTVRFHPMYDKIGYIHEYFGDNYVDKLIIPETRSTVRRVMGRYTAEEIYSTKRSEVETSIIEETEAILQDEANNIQMRALLIRSINLPEQIKVAIENKLEQEQEALAYQFRLEREKSEAERKRIAAEGEAEANKIINSSLTNELLKMRGIEATTQLSQSSNTKVVVIGNGSDGLPLILGNN comes from the coding sequence ATGGATAATAGAAAATTTTTGCCCTTCATCGTGATTGGGATAGTATTGTTTATTGCCATCATTTATTTATCATCCAGTATTTTCCTTACCATCAATGCCGGTGAAAGAGGCGTTATATTCCGCAAGTTTGGCGGAGGCCTGGATAAAGAAAACATTTATGGGACTGGTTTTGTCGTTAAAGCCCCCTGGAATGATATGTATGTATACGATGTAAAAGAGAATAGTGTAGACGAAACTATGGATGTTCTGGACAAAAACGGACTTTCGCTGAAAGTAGACGTCACCGTACGCTTTCATCCTATGTATGATAAGATCGGATACATTCATGAATATTTTGGTGATAACTACGTTGACAAACTTATCATTCCAGAAACACGCTCCACAGTACGCCGGGTGATGGGACGCTATACGGCTGAAGAAATCTATTCTACCAAGCGTAGCGAAGTGGAAACTTCCATCATTGAGGAGACGGAAGCTATCCTGCAGGATGAAGCCAATAATATTCAAATGAGAGCCCTGCTGATCCGTTCCATCAACTTGCCAGAACAGATTAAGGTCGCCATTGAAAATAAACTTGAACAAGAACAGGAAGCTCTTGCTTATCAATTTAGGCTGGAAAGAGAAAAGAGTGAAGCCGAACGTAAGCGCATCGCCGCAGAAGGTGAGGCAGAAGCCAATAAGATCATCAATAGTAGTCTGACCAATGAGCTTTTGAAAATGCGCGGTATAGAAGCCACTAC
- the rpsF gene encoding 30S ribosomal protein S6: MEFKNNYETVFILNPVLSEDQMKDTANKFVQILKDNGADVINVEHWGLRKLAYPIHHKTTGFYNLVEFSVEGSAVATLETEFRRDDRIMRFLTVALDKHAVDYNERRRKGEFKRRKETKEESAS; encoded by the coding sequence ATGGAATTTAAGAACAATTACGAGACAGTATTCATTTTGAATCCCGTTTTGTCTGAAGATCAGATGAAGGATACTGCCAACAAGTTTGTACAAATCCTCAAAGACAATGGTGCCGACGTGATCAACGTGGAGCATTGGGGTTTACGCAAACTTGCTTACCCTATTCACCACAAAACTACCGGTTTTTATAATCTGGTAGAATTTAGTGTGGAAGGTTCGGCTGTGGCAACTCTTGAAACTGAATTCAGACGTGATGATAGGATCATGCGCTTTTTGACTGTGGCTTTAGATAAGCATGCAGTAGATTACAATGAGAGAAGAAGAAAAGGAGAATTTAAAAGAAGAAAAGAGACTAAGGAGGAGTCAGCATCATGA
- a CDS encoding 3-keto-disaccharide hydrolase encodes MKKLTLNLSVLMIAIAALTFSACSSGTNEDSSAEDSTGVATTQPEEEEWVTLVEGSSTQGWTQLNGKATYEVNGGVVTGTTKLGEPNSFLTTNKMYDDFILEYEVKVDPRMNSGVQIRSNSYDFDTTYVYTDAEGKSVEKTVESPRVHGYQIEIDPSERAYSGGIYDEARRGWLADLSENEEGRTAFKNNEWNKYRVEANGDTIRTFVNGIQTAELVDDMTDSGFIGLQVHSTDIEDPMQVQWRNIRIKEL; translated from the coding sequence ATGAAAAAATTAACATTGAATCTATCAGTCTTGATGATAGCGATAGCTGCTCTTACTTTTTCTGCATGTTCTTCCGGAACCAATGAAGATAGTTCTGCTGAAGATAGTACAGGGGTAGCCACTACCCAACCTGAAGAAGAAGAGTGGGTGACGCTGGTAGAAGGTAGCTCCACACAAGGATGGACACAGCTTAACGGTAAGGCTACTTATGAGGTCAATGGTGGGGTGGTGACCGGAACGACTAAACTTGGGGAACCCAACAGTTTTCTGACTACCAATAAAATGTACGATGACTTTATTCTGGAGTATGAGGTAAAAGTTGATCCCCGGATGAATTCAGGGGTACAGATCCGCAGCAATTCCTATGACTTTGATACAACTTATGTCTACACCGATGCAGAAGGTAAAAGCGTAGAAAAAACCGTAGAATCTCCCCGGGTACATGGCTATCAGATAGAAATAGACCCTTCTGAAAGAGCTTATAGTGGAGGTATTTATGATGAGGCACGCCGGGGCTGGCTGGCCGACTTGTCAGAAAATGAGGAAGGTCGTACTGCCTTCAAAAATAATGAATGGAATAAATACCGTGTGGAAGCCAATGGAGATACGATCCGTACTTTTGTCAACGGCATTCAGACTGCTGAATTGGTGGATGACATGACAGACAGCGGATTTATTGGCTTGCAGGTACACTCTACAGATATTGAAGATCCTATGCAGGTGCAGTGGAGAAATATCAGAATTAAAGAGTTGTAA
- a CDS encoding thioredoxin domain-containing protein, producing MNTNHHKYTNHLAREKSPYLLQHAHNPVDWHGWNEDTLRKAVSEDKPIILSIGYSSCHWCHVMEKESFENEEIGRYMSENFVCIKVDREERPDVDQIYMEAVQSMGIQGGWPLNVFLMPDQKPFYGGTYYPPAQWTKLLENVQISFEQQRDKLEESAEQFARHLSHSELQRYGIIEDDKQMEKQAYQEMLSNIYQKFATRFDQERGGMDKAPKFPMPSNWLFLLHYYYHTQDKQALNQLKLTLEQMAFGGIYDQIGGGFARYSVDERWFAPHFEKMLYDNGQLLSLYAEAFALTHKPLYKNVLEETVAFVKRELTSTEGGFYSALDADSEGEEGRFYVWKHAELQETLGDSTQIIADYYHVEEEGNWENGQNILYRNLAEDAFAKKYGLDRTELSELLEESKQKLLQKREERVRPGLDDKILTSWNGLMLKGLADTYATLQDVNILEAALRNAHFIVDKLMRKQVDKSSLYRSYKDGKAYLDAYLDDYAFVIDAFIALYQITFDEQWLRHAEQLTAYVVDHFYDPQEGFFHYTSEESQLIARKKELFDNVIPASNSAMAKNLYRLSLLLERKDYQEMSERMMNRILKILDSDPAYLTNWASLYMEMMQPSVEVVIIGEEYKAYSKAISAHYIPGKLISGTEKESTLPLLKDRNAIDGKTTVYVCFDKACKMPVHTIEAALEQLQDKKNFA from the coding sequence ATGAATACCAATCACCATAAATATACCAACCACCTCGCCAGGGAAAAAAGCCCATATCTCCTCCAGCATGCCCACAATCCGGTAGACTGGCATGGCTGGAATGAGGATACGCTCCGTAAAGCAGTAAGTGAGGATAAACCTATTATACTCAGCATCGGCTATTCTTCCTGTCACTGGTGCCATGTCATGGAAAAAGAGTCTTTTGAAAATGAGGAGATAGGCCGCTACATGAGCGAAAATTTTGTCTGCATCAAAGTAGACCGGGAAGAACGTCCGGATGTGGATCAGATTTATATGGAAGCGGTGCAAAGCATGGGGATACAGGGAGGCTGGCCGCTTAATGTTTTTCTTATGCCTGACCAAAAGCCATTTTACGGAGGCACTTATTATCCACCTGCTCAATGGACCAAGCTTCTGGAGAATGTACAAATCTCTTTTGAACAGCAGCGGGACAAGCTGGAAGAATCTGCTGAGCAGTTTGCCAGACATCTGTCACATAGCGAGCTACAACGCTATGGTATCATAGAGGATGATAAACAAATGGAAAAGCAGGCATATCAGGAGATGCTTAGCAATATCTATCAGAAATTTGCTACGCGTTTTGATCAGGAAAGAGGAGGAATGGACAAAGCTCCAAAATTTCCGATGCCCAGCAACTGGCTGTTTCTCTTACATTATTATTACCATACCCAGGATAAACAGGCACTCAACCAGCTGAAACTTACGCTGGAGCAAATGGCTTTCGGAGGTATATATGACCAGATAGGCGGTGGCTTTGCCCGCTATTCTGTTGATGAGCGATGGTTTGCCCCCCATTTTGAGAAAATGTTGTATGATAATGGTCAGTTGCTCAGCTTATATGCGGAAGCTTTTGCCCTGACACATAAACCTCTCTATAAAAATGTATTGGAAGAAACTGTAGCCTTTGTAAAGCGAGAACTGACCAGCACTGAAGGGGGTTTTTACAGTGCTCTGGACGCTGATAGTGAAGGTGAAGAAGGCAGGTTTTATGTGTGGAAGCATGCTGAACTTCAGGAAACCTTAGGAGACTCTACGCAGATTATCGCTGACTATTATCATGTTGAAGAGGAAGGGAATTGGGAGAATGGCCAAAACATTCTCTACCGCAACCTTGCCGAAGATGCTTTTGCTAAAAAATATGGCTTGGACAGAACCGAACTTTCAGAACTCCTGGAGGAAAGCAAGCAAAAACTCCTTCAGAAAAGAGAAGAAAGAGTTCGTCCCGGATTAGATGACAAGATTCTTACCAGTTGGAATGGCCTTATGCTGAAAGGCCTGGCAGATACGTATGCTACTCTTCAGGATGTAAATATTTTAGAAGCAGCTTTGCGCAACGCGCATTTTATTGTAGACAAGCTTATGCGCAAGCAGGTAGACAAGTCAAGCCTCTACCGAAGCTATAAGGACGGCAAAGCTTATCTGGACGCTTACCTGGATGACTACGCCTTCGTGATAGACGCTTTTATCGCGCTGTACCAGATTACTTTTGATGAACAGTGGCTGCGACATGCCGAGCAGTTGACAGCGTATGTAGTTGATCATTTTTATGATCCGCAAGAAGGCTTTTTTCATTATACCAGCGAGGAAAGCCAATTGATCGCACGCAAAAAAGAGTTGTTTGACAATGTGATCCCCGCCTCTAACTCTGCTATGGCCAAAAACCTGTACCGCCTCTCCCTTCTGCTGGAACGCAAAGACTACCAAGAGATGAGTGAGAGGATGATGAACAGAATACTTAAAATACTAGATTCTGATCCGGCATATTTAACCAACTGGGCTAGTCTGTATATGGAAATGATGCAGCCCAGCGTAGAGGTTGTCATCATTGGAGAAGAATATAAAGCATATAGCAAAGCTATTTCAGCTCATTATATCCCCGGCAAGCTGATCTCTGGAACAGAAAAAGAAAGCACTTTGCCTCTGCTCAAAGACAGAAATGCCATTGACGGCAAAACCACTGTGTACGTTTGCTTTGACAAAGCCTGTAAAATGCCGGTGCATACCATAGAAGCAGCCTTGGAGCAACTTCAAGACAAGAAAAACTTTGCTTGA